A window of Coregonus clupeaformis isolate EN_2021a chromosome 28, ASM2061545v1, whole genome shotgun sequence contains these coding sequences:
- the LOC121542378 gene encoding apolipoprotein A-IV has protein sequence MKVFMVLAIAVLSGCHANLFYADEPKPQLEQLTDAFWDYVAKATKTADDTVQMIRKSQLGQDVNDRITESADVASQYAVSLQEQLPPAAKDLMTKITQEAEVLRERLEQDLGSVKGKLEPYAEEIKTQVQQRVEQLKQDLAPYAESLDSEALRATLLQKSEEMKGSLEQSVKELQSKLGPYTDELKQKVDLRLQDFQKSVAPLAENLQSQLTTRAQMVQQSLVPYAEDLKDKLDPYAQDLKAQLTALYQAFTNTN, from the exons ATGAAGGTGTTCATGGTGCTTGCAATTGCTGTACTCTCTG GTTGCCATGCTAACCTATTCTACGCTGATGAGCCCAAGCCACAGCTGGAGCAGCTGACAGATGCCTTCTGGGACTATGTCGCCAAGGCAACAAAAACTGCCGACGACACTGTCCAGATGATCAGGAAGTCTCAGCTGGGACAGGATGTCAA TGACCGAATCACAGAGAGCGCTGATGTGGCCAGCCAATACGCTGTCTCCCTTCAGGAGCAGCTTCCTCCTGCAGCCAAGGACCTGATGACCAAGATTACCCAGGAGGCCGAGGTGCTGAGAGAGCGTCTGGAGCAGGACTTGGGAAGCGTCAAGGGTAAACTGGAACCCTATGCAGAGGAGATCAAGACACAAGTCCAGCAGAGAGTGGAGCAGCTGAAACAGGACCTGGCCCCCTATGCTGAGTCCCTGGACTCCGAGGCCCTGAGGGCCACCCTGCTCCAGAAGAGTGAGGAGATGAAGGGGAGTCTGGAGCAGAGTGTGAAGGAGCTGCAGTCCAAGCTGGGTCCCTACACTGATGAACTGAAGCAGAAAGTGGACCTGCGCTTGCAGGACTTCCAGAAGAGTGTGGCCCCCCTGGCCGAGAATCTCCAGAGCCAGCTGACCACCAGAGCTCAGATGGTGCAGCAGAGCCTAGTCCCCTACGCTGAGGACCTGAAGGACAAGCTGGACCCCTACGCCCAGGACCTGAAGGCCCAGCTCACCGCCCTCTACCAGGCCTTCACCAACACCAACTAA
- the LOC121542377 gene encoding apolipoprotein A-I-like: MKVLVVLALAVFTGCHANLFYADEPKPQLEQLTDAFWDYVAKATQTADDTVQMIRKSQLGQDVNDRITESADVASQYAISLQEQLPPAAKDLMTKITQEAEVLRERLEQDLGSVKGKLEPYAEEMKTQVQQRVEQLKQDLAPYAESLDSEALRATLLQKSEEMKGSLEQSVKELQSKLGPYTDELKQKVDLRLQDFQKSMAPLAENLQSQLTTRAQMVQQSLVPYAEDLKDKLDPYAQDLKAQLTALYQAFTKTN; the protein is encoded by the exons ATGAAGGTCCTTGTGGTACTCGCGCTGGCTGTATTCACTG GTTGCCATGCTAACCTATTCTACGCTGATGAGCCGAAGCCACAGCTGGAGCAGCTGACAGATGCCTTCTGGGACTACGTCGCCAAGGCAACGCAAACGGCCGACGACACCGTCCAGATGATCAGGAAGTCTCAGCTGGGACAGGATGTCAA tGACCGCATCACAGAGAGTGCTGACGTGGCCAGCCAATACGCCATCTCCCTGCAGGAGCAGCTTCCTCCTGCAGCCAAGGACCTGATGACCAAGATTACCCAGGAGGCCGAGGTGCTGAGAGAGCGTCTGGAGCAGGACTTGGGAAGCGTCAAGGGGAAACTGGAACCCTACGCAGAGGAGATGAAGACACAAGTCCAGCAGAGAGTGGAGCAGCTGAAACAGGACCTGGCCCCCTATGCTGAGTCCCTGGACTCCGAGGCCCTGAGGGCCACCCTGCTCCAGAAGAGTGAGGAGATGAAGGGGAGTCTGGAGCAGAGTGTGAAGGAGCTGCAGTCCAAGCTGGGTCCCTACACTGACGAGCTGAAGCAGAAAGTGGACCTGCGCTTGCAGGACTTCCAGAAGAGTATGGCCCCCCTGGCTGAGAATCTCCAGAGCCAGCTGACCACCAGAGCTCAGATGGTGCAGCAGAGTCTAGTCCCCTACGCTGAGGACCTGAAGGACAAGCTGGACCCCTACGCCCAGGACCTGAAGGCCCAGCTCACCGCCCTCTACCAGGCCTTCACCAAGACCAACTAA
- the LOC121542836 gene encoding apolipoprotein Eb, which translates to MKAVAIILALTVISGCHARAVRQAEAPQNRWEENVERFWTYVSELNSRADGLVDNLKASQLSRELDTLITDTVAELTVYREDIQTKLGPYAQDTAGLLGQDLQLLTTKLQTDMVDAKERSTQYLGELKTMIEQNADDVHNRGNTYIRKLKKRLNKDTEEIRNTVATYLGEIQSRTSQNMDLVKERVEPYVSQAHDTAAERLGSFTDLLKNQAQDLSQQVSTQAEGMREQLEATAEDLRTTLEGKIDELSSLIAPYAAKIREQLQTIMDKVKETNA; encoded by the exons ATGAAGGCTGTGGCAATAATCCTTGCTCTGACAGTCATCTCTG GCTGCCATGCCCGCGCTGTGCGCCAGGCAGAGGCCCCCCAGAACCGCTGGGAGGAGAACGTTGAGCGCTTCTGGACCTACGTGTCTGAGCTCAACAGCAGAGCCGACGGACTGGTGGACAACCTCAAGGCCTCCCAGCTCAGCAGAGAACTCGA CACCCTGATCACTGACACTGTGGCTGAGCTGACCGTGTACAGGGAGGACATCCAGACCAAGCTGGGGCCCTATGCCCAAGACACAGCCGGCCTGCTGGGCCAGGACCTGCAGCTTCTGACCACCAAGCTCCAGACTGACATGGTTGACGCCAAGGAGCGCAGCACACAGTACCTGGGAGAGCTCAAGACCATGATAGAGCAGAATGCTGATGATGTCCACAACCGCGGCAACACCTACATCCGCAAACTGAAGAAACGCCTTAACAAGGACACCGAGGAGATCCGCAA caCCGTAGCCACCTACCTGGGTGAGATCCAGTCCCGTACCTCCCAAAACATGGATCTCGTGAAGGAGCGTGTGGAGCCCTACGTGAGTCAGGCCCACGACACCGCCGCCGAGAGGTTGGGCAGCTTCACTGACCTTCTGAAGAACCAGGCCCAGGACCTGAGCCAGCAGGTCTCCACCCAGGCCGAAGGCATGCGCGAGCAGCTGGAGGCCACTGCCGAGGACCTGCGCACCACCCTGGAGGGCAAGATCGATGAGCTCAGCAGCCTGATCGCTCCCTACGCCGCCAAGATCCGTGAGCAGCTCCAGACCATCATGGACAAGGTCAAGGAGACCAATGCCTAA